The Mytilus edulis chromosome 5, xbMytEdul2.2, whole genome shotgun sequence genomic interval GTAGCCTTCAAATTGATTACATATTTGTTATGGTCTTAACTGGAAAATATTGTAAtgctatatttagaaataaatttagGTCAGTAAGTTTTGTCAACCTGTTTGTTGTGTGTTGTGTTAAAATCTGTTTCTAGAATTGATAAAATTATGATAGTTCAAATACAGACTCAAACAGATTGTGTAGCTacttatattttgatttaaaaaagtaaCATTCACACTTTAAAATGTGAATAACAGATAAAATACCTCTAGCCATGAAACAgctgttgagaaaaaaaaatactttaatatcCAGCTGAGCATTCTTTTGTGTGACTTGGAGTTAAAGTATTTGTTTGATTATTATGGAATAGTTACATGGATGTGTCCTTTATTACAGTAAAAAAAGAATTATCAAAACTTTTATGAATCATGGTATTTTTAAACTAGCATACATAAATACATACATCTAACTATGAACAATTAACCAAACAATTTTTTCAAACTtcacctatatcatgtatataaaaacaatttgcacaataaaatatcagtttcagatataaattatgaaaattatattttatagtggTACGATACTTCCAAGAATATGTAGAACCAGTGGAGGGACAGACCACACAGTCTGCTCCACGTAGAGATCACAATCCTCTACATCCACCAGCGGTACATAGCGATAGTGACAAAGTACAGTTACCACTTGGTGAAAATTCACTAACACACAACCTAGGTATTCCAATTGTAGTAGTTTTAACACAGGTAAGTTCAAGTTTTAAAAGGATTCAAATCTGTTTTCTGACTCTTGGCCTTTGCAAACTATCCACAACTGATGggttattaaatatttttatacccTGTAGCTAGGGGAAGTggcataatggtttacttttgtttttatgtttggaCATTGATTCTGTtcttttaactttagtttgcctcaactaaatgttaggAGACTTTTACTCAATGCTTATAACCAGAAAACACAGATCAAATTGAAAATGTgttgtgtcacttttaccgttctcaATGTTCCTCACTTCAGAAATGGAAAATTGTTGATTTTGCAGCTTGCTAACTCTACTTGATTTTGCCTTAACCATGGTAGGAGGTTTTTGATATGAAACTTATGTttttgttatgaaacttatgctCAAGGCTTATTACCTCCAAACAAAGATCAACTTAGAACTTAGGTGGCATTACTTTCACTGTTGAGTTAtatccctttataaatggaaatatgttttaatttttcatactTTAAGGGTGACATAAGTTTTCTTATCTTATGCATTTGACATTAAAAAGtgatcacaattttttttatggagATGATTGAAACAAAACATCAAAAGACAATGAAGGGAAGGAATTTAATACATTGTTAATGTAGAGCTTCATACATTCATGTACTCAATTTGATTATGGTATTTTGTATAATTGTTCagcaaaatcttttacaaaataattatttttctaattttatgttatttttcagAGTGATGCAATCTCAAAGTTAGAAAAAGAACATGACTACAGAGAAGAgcattttgattttattcaaCAGCATGTtaggaaattttgtttaaaatgtatCCTTTTATCAGTTTTACTCATGCGTAATACCTTCAAATATGGTATAAATGGGGACAAAAGAAAAAGTTACTTATTACTTGagtgtattttttaaaataattcctatgtaagaaaatctacaaatttaAGGAGTTTCCCCCTAACAGATTAGTTTTGAAATGCTTGCCTGAGAAAAATAGAGTTACTCATAAAATAATTCATCTTAAAGTTTTGATGGATCCCCCATGCACTGTTGAACTTTATTATGATATGCTATTTGTAGCACATGAATACTTCAAAAAAGTCTCAATTCTTTTAATTAAGCAACTATGGGATCCTTAACAATAGATAACACGTTTTAACATTGTATcccttataaaaataaggagttgTGGTATTAGTTGCttttgagacaactatccatcacagttcaaatgaagtgggtgTAAGTAATTAAGGGAAActgtaaagccttcaacaatgagaaaaacacatactgcatagtaaTGGGTCTAGTCACTTCACGTACATCAATTAAGTTTACAGGTGAAGTTTTGAGGAGTAAAAAGGTTCTGGAATTATGATATTCAACGTATGGCCTCAAACCTGTCATCATTGTTTGTGGAGGtgtttgtttaaagttttttgATATATTATATCTGTAAAATTATAGATGTTTACTCtaaatttcatttgaatttaaTATCTTTCAAATTTCCTTGACCAGTTACTTAGATGGTGCTTCTTTGGTGTACACATCAGTGAAAGAAGAAAAGAATTGTGATTTATTATATAGATATTTAGTACATAGAATTTATGGTTTCCCATTTGATATGCCTGCATATGTTGTAGAAAAAGATAGTGTATTTGTGTAAGTGGATTTTATATTGgcctatatattatatattatttattatattagctctgtatatatattataaacttGTGTCTTACTTTAGTATAATATAGAGGcaaaaagatgaggtatgattacAACCATCCACCATAAATCAAAGATGTAGAATTAAGTTACTTTAGGGCTCCCGTTACATATACTAAAATGTAAAAGACTCGGACATGAAGGAAGGTAAAACAATTAGAATGAGAAAACCAGCAACTGATttgtgtacaaaacaataaacgaaaaacaaatatgatctaATCTTTATCTGAAATATTTAGTTTGGTTTTGATGTGatttgtgtgggttttttttttttaatgtttttgtatttttataaccaataaatGCATGGTACTTAAATGTTTTCAGGTCAGGACGTTGTCTTGTCATAAAAACTTAGTTTAAAGCCTTTTTGTTTGCTTACATTTTTCAAGTGCTGTCTAAATGAATattagatatacatataaaaatatacagGTAACAGGCCTGCACAGCGCAGTATGAAGACATCTTTTATAGAAATGAAATGCTTTCATTTTAAGTATGTCTTAATGCTTTATTAGCCAACTTTGCATGCCAAATAATTTTCATTATCTGCAATTATATTAAAACGATGCTTATCTTTTACAGTCCAGCAGGCTGGgacaatgagaaaaaaattagtatattatttgaaaatttacaCAATATGAAACCAGATGATGCATATGAAGATAAAATAGCCAAACCAAAAGTAGGAAAGGTATGTCAGTCAGTTATCAGGGAATTATCATGAAAGTATTGTTGTTTGTGTTAGTAACTTGTTTAATTGTTCTATATGATCACACATTTAGCAGGCAAACTAAACAGGTCAAGTATTGAAAATTAAGAAAGTGGTTAAGTGCGGAGGCATGTTTTACAAATAGTGCCAACATATAGAAATTTTCTTCATTTACCCACAACAAAAATCTATCTCTGTCATAAAGTTGCATGGAAAGAAAGCTTATTCCAAGTATATTTAAGTAAAACCACTTTCTACATACTAAAATTAATCACACAAGCAGTAAGTTTATACAAATAATGAGATTTGAACAGAGTTGGAAATGGTTAAAATCATCATTCCTCTGAGATCCAAGTActattttttactttaaatagaaGGTTTACTGGTAAACTGCAAAAGTCATTAACAATATGGAATTGGTCAATATTCTTGTATTATGGTTCCTGCTCTTTAGGAAAATGTGTTGTAGAAGATTACAGCCTTGCATAATGTTGAAAACAGGAAAGGACTATATTCCTTGATATGAACTTAATAgtcctttttaataaattttaaaaaggtaaaaatatgacaaattcttgtatttttttacagCAAATCCAGAGAGATGCAGAAGTAGCAGTAGAAGATGAACAAGTATTCTTACtgaaacaacaaacaacattAAATAAAACGCCAGCACCAGGCCCAGGAGGGGTTGGTACTCTTAAGAATATATTTTGCTTTAACTGCTTAAATGAATCAAAATTTTCAATCCAATTAAAAAACAGATTCTTTGTCCAAGCTTGGCTTATATCTGTAAGCATAGCTTAGACACAGGTTCTGTAAtataatcaaattgcaaaatattcaTACTGTAACATTTAACCAGTTAGTTAAAATTGCATTTATTCAGAATACAAAAGTTAAAGGAATTGAAGAAAATCATATTCAGTTACCATTATGCTTCTTTTGGAAAAATGCTATATTCTAGCTTAAATATTGCACTCTATCTTTGATAAGATGGCTTGCCTGAGAGTCGCCTAAATTTTTtggattaaaatatttcaattgtaCTGTTATGGAgttgtattttattaatattttaaaactcgAGCAAAACTGGCTTCTTTGAAATAGAAGCTTATGTAATTGGCTATATAGGCAGCAAACTAACAGTAACAAAAAAATTACAGGAATCTCCTCAGCGGCCCCCAGCAGGTACATCTACAACCACTCCGCCAAGACAACAACAGACAACACCCCAGTCCACAGCATCACCTAAAAAGGTTAGTTATCATATTTATATCACGGTCAGGCACAAATCACATGTGTTAATTGGAATGTATCAGTATATTACAAAATGCAGAAGGTAGATAAGTTTTCAGTTATAATTTGAGACTTCTAATAGCAGTGAATTCTTCTAATTATTACTGTTTTTtctagcattttttttatttgtaaagtttAGCCATCGTTCCAAAGTTGCATAATAAATTGGATGCTGTGAAACAATTCATCTTTATGGTTGTTAGATTAGTATGAAATGAGAAGTTCAAATAATATTTGTTAAGTCCTGTTAGCCAGATTTGACATCTAGAGTGTTATTAGACCTcagtaaaatagtaaaattttgACTAACAGGACCATTTCAAAATGAGAGCATGCATTGCCTATCATCAGCATTTTGTAATTCACTGTAAGCACTTTATATTtgcaatcaaatgaaaaatattcatgTTGGAAAATGATTTTTCATATCTAGTTTTAGTAATAATTTTCAACCATGATTAATAAGTGACATTTTCTTTCACTCAAaaggaagataaaaaaaatttataatcttttatttattttgtaaaaccagtatttgatttatttgtatctAACAtgcattgtatttgttttttgtatttataactgTTAATAAAACTCTACTCTATGTAATCATCATGATAAGTATGCAAAATCTTTAAAGTTGGTGGAATTttctaagggctattccagaaaaaaatgtatgtggggggggggggggggggggggtggggggggggggggggggttggaaggcacattgtattatTAATAATACAtaggtgatgggtatcagagcaacttttcacactataatgcactataattctcaattacaattgtctgggtggcgggtgctgacaaaaactgccttccaaccccccatacattttcccatacatttttttctggaatagccctaaatgttttgataaaatgaaaaaatttgaaaaaaaacaaaatgaattagAAAATGATGGTATCTTAGTCAGGAgtaattgtttgtgttgttttgtttactttgttactgtttgttatgattttgtttCTCTATATTTTTGTTCACGTtagtattttatgtttatttcctGTAGCGCCTGGTAAGTCTGTGTACTAAACAACATAGCGTGTCTACTAATTCTGTAGcctgtattatatatatacagcaTGTATATCACTGCTGGCATGTTATCTTGTGATAACTGTTCCACTTCTTAGCCTACATAAATAATTTGCCCTCCCCCATCTGGATAGATGTTGAATTTTTGAACATTCTTCCAAAGACgttcagtatttttataatgTATAATGTCAAACTATTAACCTTTTCAACAGTCAGTTACTTGaactttttgtatattttcttgtCACAACTGTTCAACTTTCAACATACATGAATTAACACctaaaaaagtatttaaagtgTACTTTGTTTCAATTAAGTTacaagaaaatatttgaaatacaaccTGTTTAACTTTAAGTTAAATCTTTAAATAACACATCTTGCATCTGACCTAGGATGAATATCCATCTTCATTTCTGCCacataaaaaatgttaaatattttatattatggcTGGCACAAGAGAACAAACATATTTCTTCTGGCTATATTTTATATCTTCAACTTATAACTTATCTTTTTATGTATACCATACCACAAAAAAAGCCTTAAATTGTACAAATAGAATTTTACTCTTTCTCTTCATACTTCCATTTCTCAATTGTTTTGACTATGTTACATCCTAAAGAAATTAAGTAATATCTGTCCATTTATTTATAACGCAAATAGTGTTTATGGTTAAAAACTGAATTTGAAAAAGATTTATAATCAGACTTGTTGAATGGTTTGCCACTGCATCTACTTCTAAGAATGTACAAGCATAGAACTCTACTCTTGCTGTTTACAAcagttatatatgttttaagtagAAATTGTAGAATGCTACTATCTACAGTATAGTTGTTAGAATTCAGGCattaataattataaaagaaaatacacATTTTTGCATCACTGTGTAGTTACTGTGAAATTTATAATCATAgttttttctattatttcttaGCTTAGACTATCAAAGACATTAGGTATTCAAAAGTTCCAAAcatacatatgaaaataagaagatgtggtattattgacaatgaacaaaacacaaatatgatGTACAAATACATTAAGTTCAAGACTTTCAGATCTGTTGTTAAATAGTCATAGAAGATGTTTTTGCTACTATTCTGCATTTATTTCTATGAAAAAATCTTAAACATCAGAGGAGAAGTCTTCAAACcaaattttcattttgtattttatatagagAAAGGTTAGTTTAAATGTGTGCTTAAAAGATGTTACTATTAAAATGtgtgttttatataaatgtgGAGTTGTGCATAAATCCTGTATAAAACAGAAACTCAATTAACAAATTTTTAGAGATGTGTTTATTATTGGTGAACATGTGGATTTTAAACGTAATAATTTAAATACAACATAACACTAAAACTTATTAGGTTTTGTATGGTTTATATTTGGAATTTGGTGTACTATAACaagttattaaatcttttaataGATTTAAACCAGCATCTAATTACTATAATGTTAACCATATCATATACATGGATTGAGTTTGGATTTATGTGTTAATTTTAAGCTTATATACGACATAAAACCCTATTGCAAAGTAAATGAAAtaccatttaaaaataaaatctagtcaggttgtttttttgtcatggtttgttgtatttttgttgtaaaataaaatattgcagtGGCTAGTTTGAGTTTGCTAGAACTTGGCTGATTTGTAAATAATTAGTGAgtctaaaatagaaaataatatggTATTTTATTATTTcctagataaaaaaaactttattagaAGTCAATATCTTTGGTCTCTCATGTTACAAAGGTTCAGAACTTGAATATAAAAGACAAATAGGACATTTACATTTTATTGGATATTTATCATTAACGTTATTATTGCATTTGCAGTtatttcaattctttattactttaagCACATTATGCTCATCAgtgcaataaatacaaatacatttcttATAACACAACATGACATAATACATTAGAGAAGCAAATAAATATCAAGTATTGACCAATAACAGTTGGGTCCTATGATGAAGTgcattaaacaaaaatttacacaaattacgcaaatcttttacattttcagTGCTGAGAAATTGCACTAATTTGGCGGTCTATAATAATAAGGTTTAATAAACTGTCTCTTTAAGTCTCTAAAGCATtcacattgtaaaacaaaatggaattcatcagtccattcattaggaggcggtaccgcggtacttttaccctcctatgctattgacaagtaccgcctaaatgtagaaatttttatataagatattcatggaataaattgaaaagtaccacctacAAACGTGGAAAGAACCAGTCAAgatgaaagataatgaaacccctgaTTCATCTTCAGTGATATTCAAAGTACAAAGAGTACATTTTCTATCTAACCTATTTACTCCATGATAACGGCCTacttcaacaacaaaaatatgggAAGACAATCTAAGCCGAGTTAAATTCACTCTAAAATTCCTATGTTAGATAATTCTTAGATAATTCTGTAAACATACATTATTggcaatatatttatataaataacactaTTTATGAAGTAAATATTTATGGCATACTTAAAGGATGTACTtaacatattgttttaaaaaatatatgtatgcatgctAGACTTTCAATTCCTTGGATATCAAAGGGCTGtgaatacattttgaaaattacCACAACTATCAATATTGCCAGACGACTTAAAGTGATTCCTAAACATTTGTAAGAGAATATTACAGAAATAAGAGTGCTATTTTTTGTAGTAAACCTGTTCCATTTCTTTAATAAAGAAATGTATCAATTTGTGAATTTACAGCACGTTTTTTCAACAATTGGTATTGACACTGGTATTGACACTGCTATTATTTTCAGCACAAAATTAGCTATGAAAAAGAGGCTTTCAAGAAATgagatttatgatttgaaaaaatatacagataCATCTGAATCTTTTAAGAATGGTCACAATTAGTGTAAGAATGGATATTTAATTCTGTGTTTTTTAAGAATAATCAAactgtattattttcaatgaGTTTTATAAGTTTTCAACTGAATTATATTTCAGATGGAGGGAGCCAAACCTGGTACAGCACCTGGAAGTGAAGGAATGCTGGCTAATTTCTTCAACAGTCTACTGAATAAAAATCCTAAAGGAGGCGGCACACCAGTAGCTGGAAATAAAGCAGGTTAGTTAAGGAATAGGATAGTTGatttagaaatttaaaatatatgatactGAATTTGTGATGTCAAACTTGCATTAGGGTTGAATACAACTCGCCACATTTTAAAAGAGTTTTATGTTTTCATTCTAATCCTGGTGGACACAGAATTTCTTtgttacagttttttttaataatctcctttatatgtttatattgttaaaaaagaCAAAGGATATTAAAAGGTTGTTGTTGTAAAtgaaaaattctcaaaaataaCCTCCACCGTGTTTTCTCATAAGATTTAGATTCTCATCTAACCACTACTTCATTCCTCTTTCTTTTAGTACACAAGTACTGTGATTTACAGTACTAAAGATTAATAAGATACCATATCCTGTTGACTTCAGCATGAATGTTGAAGAAAAATTGTCACATGCATGTTTTATTGTTGTGATGTTTTGTTAATCAAAACATTTATGTTGGTCTTTAGTTATAAATCTGTTTACTTACATACTAGCAAATTCACCTCCAACTCCAGgtaacatttaaatttttaaattaaatcccagatttttttttcttttgatttgtttgggttttttgaatgtttttggtggtgaaagattttttttatttctgctgACATTTCAAACTATCTTTTAAGCAAAACAGAACGGTGAATAAAAAAAGCTTTTGCTTGTAGCTCCTCTGGTCCAAACAgagatatatttattttaaacaatgactAGAAAACTACAGAGCAAATACTCAAGCAGTTTGGCTTTGTTTCATGTGTGCTTGGCATGGTTTTAGGTTTAGGTGGAAATCCTACCAGAATTAGTCTGCATGCAGCCTTGGATGGGGACGTAAAATTACGGACCCGAGGTAAAATAGAAGTGTAGGCTTTAAGTATGTGCTTGTGTTCTGCTTAATCAGATACTTAGATTTAGCTGAATTTCTTTCTGTGTGATTTTTCTTGTACTGAATAACCATTTTTTAGCTGACCTGACCAGCTTCTTCTCatcagcttttctcatcacttggtaaacttttacaaaaatcttctcctctgaaactactgggccaaatttaaccaaacgtggccacaatcatcattggggtatctagtttaaaaaatgtgtggcatgaccctgCCTAATAACCAAGATGActgccatggctgaaaatagaacataagggtaaaatgtagattttggcttataactctgaaaccaaagcatttatagcaaatctgacatggggtaaaattgtcttttaggtcaagatctatctgccatgaaattttcagacaaatcgaacaacccgttgttgggttgctgcccccaaattagtaattttaaggaaattttgcagtttttggttattatcttgaatattattatagatagagataaactgtaaacagcaataatgttcagcaaagtaagatctacaaataagtcaatatgaccaaaattgtcagttgaccccttaaggagttattgccctttacagtaattttttaacaattttcataaatttttgtaaatttttgtaaatttttagaaaatattttccactgtaattactggaccaatctattatagatagagataattgtagcaacaagaatgttcagtaaaataagatctacaaacacatcaagatcaccaaaacacaattttgtcatgaatttatctgtgtccattgtttaatatgcaccaaggtgagcgacacaggctcttgagagtctctagTCAATGTATTgtgatttgaataaaaatttttGTAAATAAGACAAAATGTGGAGTATAAATCAATCAGACCGCATCCTGATTAATGACATGGACCAAAAATCTCTTGAGGTTAACATACAGTCTTGAACAATAGTTTCTatacaatttgttaaaattttataaaatgtatagaaaagatACAAAGTCTTTCAAAGATCACACACAAACACTTTATAATCTGTAAAATgcacccctcccccccccccacacacacacaaaaaacccATTAAAATCACTAATACTATGTTCTTGACTTGAGATAGGCACATGAACTATAAGAATggatttcttatttattttatcaagtcTACTGTTAACAGGTGCTGTGTTATTTTTAAAACACTAATGCTTAAATATCTAATGAAAAAAACGAAACATTTGAAAACTTGTTTAATAATTGGACTCACTATTTTATCAAATCATTTCTTAGTAATTTGGGGAAAATGTAGCTTAGTCATAATAACACATTAAGACATGAAAGCAGtttgatttgttaatttttgaatagtttatattttgaaaaaataagagTTCAgactttttttgaaatttttatgccCTTATGACATTAACCCTATCCTCCATGGAATTTATCCATACTTGATTCGAATAgggtttttcaataaaaaaaaaatcattaggtttaaagtattaatatttaatgcatttccaaagcgaatatttcatcaatgaaactCCAttcagatattctcatgaatacctttttatacgaccgcaaaatttgaaaaatttttcgtcgtatattgctatcacgttggcgtcggtgtcgtcggcgtcgtcgtcgtccggcgtccgaatacttttagttttcgcactctaactttagtaaaagtgaatggaaatctatgaaattttaacacaaggtttatgaccacaaaaggaaggttggtattgattttgggagttttggtcccaacattttaggaattaggggccaaaaagagcccaaataagcattttcttggttttcgcactataactttagtaaaagtgaatagaaatctatgaaattttgacacaaggtttatgaccacaaaaggaaggttgggattgattttgggagttttgattccaacagtttaggaattaagggccaaaaaagggcccaaataagcattattcttggtttttgcaccataactttagtataagtaaatagaaatctatgaaatttaaacacaaggtttatgaccataaaaggaaggttgggtttgattttgggagttttggtcctaacagtttaggaataaggggcccaaagggtccaaaattgaactttgtgtgatttcatcaaaaattgaataattggggttctttgatatgccgaatctaactatgtatgtagattcttaatttttggtcccgttttcaaattggtctacattaaggtccaaagggtccaaaattaaacttagtttgattttaacaaaaattaaatccttggggttctttgatatgctgaatctaaaaatgtacttagatttttaattattggcctagttttcaagttagtccaaattggggtccaaaattaaactttgtttgttttcatcaaaaattgaataattggggttctttgatatgccaaatctaactgtgtatgtagattcttaattttggtccagttttcaaattggtctacattaaggtccaaagggtccaaaattaaactaagtttgattttaacaaaaattaaattcttgggcttatttgatatgctttatctaaatatgtactttgatttttgattatgggcccagttttcaagttagtccaaatcaggattccatatcaagtattgtgcaatagcaagaaattttcaattgcacagtattgcacaatagcaagaaatatctaattgcacaatattgtgcaatagcaattaattttcaattggagttatctttctttgtatagaatagtagttgataatatatgttggaaatttgccagacatgactatgatgtcattttctatttttatttgccaataactttatgtaaataacttcattggaaatttgccaatataaaatgttgctgatgaagctttttttccttatcttatctaaaatgtttttagataatgtatgtttgaaatttgccagacatgactatgatgtcattttctatttttatttgccaataactttatgtatattcacttttactaccaaccaatctttaccattcagtgataacaaacactttattttacattttaatattttatgatgtatttaaaagagtagttattgttgcaaactccattagaaatttgaattaatatcagttttggaaaaagggaagcggggatgtgaaaaaaaaggggggggggggtttaaatttttctcatttcagatttcataaataaaaagaaaatttcttcaaacatttttttgagaggattaatattcaacagcatagtgaattgctcaaaggcaaaaaaaaaaacttttaagttcattagaccacattcattctgtgtcagaaacctatgctgtgtcaactatttaattttagatttaaaaagtttgaagaagaaatctttaattgatttgtaaaatcttgacatttgttttgtgtaaaaaaaaaaacatgtaatgtcaaaaatttgatcacaatccaaattcagagctgtatcacgcttgaatgttttgtccatacttgccccaactgttcagggttcgacctctgcggtcgtataaagctgcgccctgcggagcacctggttttacattggatacaaattttataaagtCTGAAACAGATTTTTCATATGCAAGGCATTTCAACTGAGGCactactacacaggcgtcaaaaggcgtcattatggagtgaAAGGTTGAGGAACAAAATGTTTTCTGATTTGTGCTTCTGTCTGTTGGCGTATACCATATCCAGATAAAGTTTCAGTTTAGATAGATTACCACATAGTTGAGTCATACCAAGTTGAAACCTAGTACACAATATTTTTcacatgtgaaatttttaaaacttatacCAATATAGGATTTTAATATAGATTTCACAGTTCACTGAACGCCAAAAAGTGATAGTGCAAGTGACCCATGGTGTTATATGGACAGACATTCATTTAAATATGCTCTTATTAGAAAAAATAGGGTTTCGACTTCTATGTAAAAG includes:
- the LOC139525438 gene encoding cytoplasmic dynein 1 light intermediate chain 2-like isoform X2, producing the protein MAPVGERNDRLGSSTPDDDENEGQNLWSTILGEVQSSSSTNLPTSKSILALGDTECGKTTLIAKLQATEEPKKGTGLEYYYIDVKDEYRDDQTRLGVWVLDGDTTHTSLLKYCITEENFEHSLVILMASMSQPWSILESLDKWANVLQHHIDRMKLPPEDRREYEESLVRYFQEYVEPVEGQTTQSAPRRDHNPLHPPAVHSDSDKVQLPLGENSLTHNLGIPIVVVLTQSDAISKLEKEHDYREEHFDFIQQHVRKFCLKYGASLVYTSVKEEKNCDLLYRYLVHRIYGFPFDMPAYVVEKDSVFVPAGWDNEKKISILFENLHNMKPDDAYEDKIAKPKVGKQIQRDAEVAVEDEQVFLLKQQTTLNKTPAPGPGGESPQRPPAGTSTTTPPRQQQTTPQSTASPKKMEGAKPGTAPGSEGMLANFFNSLLNKNPKGGGTPVAGNKAANSPPTPDKAAVSQDAAAELERMRRTKKAIPEVKPNGPDSTAT
- the LOC139525438 gene encoding cytoplasmic dynein 1 light intermediate chain 2-like isoform X1; this encodes MAPVGERNDRLGSSTPDDDENEGQNLWSTILGEVQSSSSTNLPTSKSILALGDTECGKTTLIAKLQATEEPKKGTGLEYYYIDVKDEYRDDQTRLGVWVLDGDTTHTSLLKYCITEENFEHSLVILMASMSQPWSILESLDKWANVLQHHIDRMKLPPEDRREYEESLVRYFQEYVEPVEGQTTQSAPRRDHNPLHPPAVHSDSDKVQLPLGENSLTHNLGIPIVVVLTQSDAISKLEKEHDYREEHFDFIQQHVRKFCLKYGASLVYTSVKEEKNCDLLYRYLVHRIYGFPFDMPAYVVEKDSVFVPAGWDNEKKISILFENLHNMKPDDAYEDKIAKPKVGKQIQRDAEVAVEDEQVFLLKQQTTLNKTPAPGPGGESPQRPPAGTSTTTPPRQQQTTPQSTASPKKMEGAKPGTAPGSEGMLANFFNSLLNKNPKGGGTPVAGNKAGLGGNPTRISLHAALDGDVKLRTRDKAAVSQDAAAELERMRRTKKAIPEVKPNGPDSTAT
- the LOC139525438 gene encoding cytoplasmic dynein 1 light intermediate chain 2-like isoform X3; amino-acid sequence: MAPVGERNDRLGSSTPDDDENEGQNLWSTILGEVQSSSSTNLPTSKSILALGDTECGKTTLIAKLQATEEPKKGTGLEYYYIDVKDEYRDDQTRLGVWVLDGDTTHTSLLKYCITEENFEHSLVILMASMSQPWSILESLDKWANVLQHHIDRMKLPPEDRREYEESLVRYFQEYVEPVEGQTTQSAPRRDHNPLHPPAVHSDSDKVQLPLGENSLTHNLGIPIVVVLTQSDAISKLEKEHDYREEHFDFIQQHVRKFCLKYGASLVYTSVKEEKNCDLLYRYLVHRIYGFPFDMPAYVVEKDSVFVPAGWDNEKKISILFENLHNMKPDDAYEDKIAKPKVGKQIQRDAEVAVEDEQVFLLKQQTTLNKTPAPGPGGESPQRPPAGTSTTTPPRQQQTTPQSTASPKKMEGAKPGTAPGSEGMLANFFNSLLNKNPKGGGTPVAGNKADKAAVSQDAAAELERMRRTKKAIPEVKPNGPDSTAT